A single region of the Devosia sp. FJ2-5-3 genome encodes:
- the ubiB gene encoding 2-polyprenylphenol 6-hydroxylase has protein sequence MGLGSFFRLVNAGWVLAREGALSVLPVESLPPMMKAGIAMGRLVERPSVRRTGRIERLNAALHKLGPTYVKLGQTLATRPDIVGAQAAVDLSALQDRMPPFDSALVPGILEAALGDKAKALSEISPPIAAASIAQVHKATLRVPGQPPHIVAVKILRPGVGERFRADTNSLYTGARMAQAWSKSSRRLRPVEVVQTLDHSMRLELDLRLEAAAISELSENITNDEGFVIPSVHWDQVAENVLTTSWVEGIPIRDHAALDAAGVDRKALAAKVLQSFLRHAIRDGFFHADMHPGNLFADPRTGDVIAVDFGIMGRINKNERKFLADILFGFITRDYRLVAQRHFDIGYVPPSQSVDDFTLAIRSIGEPLHGRTASDISMARVLGQLFAITELFQMQTRPELVLLQKSMVLVEGVARTLDPDLDIWTVAEPVVGDWLRREEGPIGRIEDLAGHLTRMSTALGRVPALITQAELTMAEHRAMMSRPPDRWMRGAILAVLGSVFVLIVTAIWRLLVLS, from the coding sequence ATGGGTCTGGGGTCGTTTTTCCGTCTCGTCAACGCCGGCTGGGTTCTGGCCCGCGAAGGCGCGCTTTCCGTTTTGCCGGTCGAATCGCTGCCGCCCATGATGAAGGCCGGAATTGCCATGGGGCGCCTCGTCGAGCGGCCCAGCGTGCGCCGCACGGGCCGCATCGAGCGGCTCAATGCCGCCCTGCACAAGCTGGGCCCGACCTATGTCAAGCTGGGCCAGACCCTCGCCACGCGACCCGATATTGTCGGGGCGCAGGCCGCGGTCGATCTGTCTGCCCTCCAGGACCGCATGCCGCCCTTTGATTCGGCGCTTGTGCCGGGGATCCTTGAGGCAGCCCTGGGTGACAAGGCCAAGGCACTGAGCGAAATCAGCCCGCCCATCGCAGCGGCCTCCATCGCCCAGGTGCACAAGGCGACCCTGCGCGTGCCCGGGCAGCCTCCGCACATTGTAGCGGTCAAAATTCTGCGGCCAGGGGTCGGCGAGCGGTTCAGGGCCGACACGAACAGTCTCTATACCGGCGCCCGCATGGCCCAGGCCTGGTCGAAATCCTCGCGCCGCCTCCGTCCGGTGGAGGTGGTCCAGACGCTCGATCATTCCATGCGGCTCGAACTCGATCTCCGGCTCGAAGCCGCGGCGATTTCCGAGCTCTCCGAAAATATCACCAATGACGAAGGTTTCGTCATTCCCAGCGTCCACTGGGATCAGGTGGCTGAAAATGTGCTGACCACCTCCTGGGTGGAAGGCATTCCCATTCGCGATCATGCCGCGCTCGATGCGGCCGGTGTCGACCGCAAGGCGCTGGCGGCAAAGGTGCTGCAATCCTTCCTGCGCCACGCCATTCGCGACGGTTTCTTCCACGCCGACATGCATCCGGGCAATCTGTTCGCCGATCCGCGCACCGGCGACGTGATCGCCGTCGATTTCGGCATTATGGGCCGGATCAACAAGAACGAGCGCAAATTCCTCGCCGATATCCTCTTCGGCTTCATCACTCGGGACTATCGCCTCGTGGCGCAGCGGCACTTCGACATCGGCTATGTGCCGCCGAGCCAGTCGGTCGACGATTTCACCCTCGCCATCCGCTCCATCGGGGAGCCGCTGCATGGGCGCACGGCGTCCGATATTTCCATGGCGCGGGTGCTCGGCCAGCTTTTTGCCATCACCGAACTTTTCCAGATGCAGACACGGCCCGAGCTGGTGCTGCTGCAAAAATCCATGGTCCTCGTCGAAGGCGTCGCCCGCACGCTCGATCCCGATCTCGACATCTGGACGGTGGCCGAGCCCGTGGTCGGGGATTGGCTGCGGCGCGAAGAAGGGCCGATTGGCCGGATCGAGGATCTGGCCGGGCATTTGACCCGCATGAGCACGGCGCTCGGCCGCGTGCCGGCGCTGATCACCCAGGCGGAACTGACGATGGCCGAACATCGCGCCATGATGAGCCGCCCGCCCGATCGCTGGATGCGCGGCGCGATCCTGGCGGTACTGGGCAGCGTCTTCGTGCTGATCGTGACAGCCAT
- the ubiE gene encoding bifunctional demethylmenaquinone methyltransferase/2-methoxy-6-polyprenyl-1,4-benzoquinol methylase UbiE: MTEIRETTHFGEQTVALEDKQGLVNKVFHDVADRYDLMNDLMSVGIHRLWKDAMVADLAPPRSGSRGYRVLDMAGGTGDIAERIVNASHGYAEVVVSDINSDMLRVGAERARNWRYPAQASFVEANAEELPFESNSFDAYTIAFGIRNVPRIQMALNEAHRVLKRGGRIMVLEFSQVDVPGFDAVYKTFSDRLIPPMGRMVTGDAQPYQYLVESIRKFPDPTRFSAMLATAGFKRVKHQAYTGNIATLFSGWKL; this comes from the coding sequence ATGACCGAGATCCGCGAAACCACCCATTTCGGCGAACAGACCGTCGCCCTCGAGGACAAGCAGGGTCTGGTCAACAAGGTTTTTCACGACGTCGCCGACCGCTATGATCTGATGAACGATCTGATGAGCGTTGGTATCCACCGGCTCTGGAAGGACGCCATGGTGGCCGATCTGGCGCCGCCCCGTTCCGGCAGCCGCGGCTATCGGGTGCTCGACATGGCCGGCGGCACCGGCGACATCGCCGAGCGCATCGTCAACGCCTCCCATGGCTATGCAGAGGTCGTGGTCTCCGACATCAATTCCGACATGCTGCGCGTTGGCGCCGAGCGGGCGCGGAACTGGCGCTATCCCGCCCAGGCGAGCTTCGTCGAGGCCAATGCGGAGGAATTGCCCTTCGAGAGCAATTCCTTCGACGCCTATACGATCGCCTTCGGCATCCGCAACGTGCCGCGCATCCAGATGGCGCTCAACGAGGCTCATCGCGTGCTCAAGCGCGGCGGTCGGATCATGGTGCTGGAATTTTCCCAGGTCGACGTGCCGGGCTTCGATGCCGTCTACAAGACCTTCTCCGACCGGCTCATCCCGCCCATGGGGCGCATGGTGACCGGAGACGCCCAGCCCTATCAATATCTGGTCGAATCGATCCGGAAATTTCCCGACCCGACACGTTTCTCGGCAATGCTCGCAACGGCCGGCTTCAAACGGGTCAAGCACCAAGCCTATACGGGCAATATCGCCACATTGTTCTCGGGCTGGAAACTCTAG
- the mutM gene encoding bifunctional DNA-formamidopyrimidine glycosylase/DNA-(apurinic or apyrimidinic site) lyase: MPELPEVETVRRGLEPWLVDARIDAVHLKRANLRFPFPEGLGAAIEGQTIVSVGRRAKYLLLTLSNGKIVLSHLGMTGSWRFAEHGIDKPPRYYEPGTEPKHDHMIWEISHPRHGQSHLIYADPRRFGFIDLMDDLEDSPYLQGLGPEPLGNDFHAAGMAEAFAGKKAPIKAALLDQRVVAGLGNIYVAEALHRAHILPTVPAGTLVTKTGRPKKALEDLSHSVRQVLIEAIEVGGSTLRDFRNAEGGSGYFQHNFAVYDREGDPCPTPLCTGIVSRIVQSGRSTFFCPVCQRAP, from the coding sequence ATGCCCGAATTGCCCGAGGTGGAAACGGTCCGTCGCGGGCTCGAACCCTGGCTCGTGGATGCGCGCATCGACGCGGTCCATCTCAAGCGCGCCAATCTGCGCTTTCCGTTTCCCGAAGGCCTGGGCGCCGCCATCGAAGGACAGACCATTGTCAGCGTCGGCAGGCGCGCCAAATATCTCCTCCTTACCCTTTCGAACGGCAAGATCGTGCTCAGCCATCTCGGCATGACCGGTTCCTGGCGCTTTGCCGAACATGGCATCGACAAGCCCCCGCGCTACTACGAGCCCGGCACCGAGCCCAAGCACGATCATATGATCTGGGAAATTTCGCACCCGAGACACGGGCAGAGCCATCTCATCTATGCCGATCCGCGCCGGTTCGGCTTTATCGACCTGATGGACGATCTCGAAGACAGCCCCTATTTGCAGGGCCTGGGGCCCGAGCCGCTGGGCAATGATTTTCATGCCGCGGGCATGGCCGAGGCTTTTGCCGGCAAGAAGGCGCCGATCAAGGCGGCGCTGCTCGACCAGCGGGTCGTCGCCGGGCTGGGCAATATCTATGTGGCCGAGGCGCTGCACCGCGCCCATATCCTGCCCACGGTTCCCGCCGGAACCCTCGTCACCAAGACTGGTCGCCCGAAAAAGGCGCTGGAGGATCTCTCCCATAGCGTGCGCCAGGTGCTGATCGAGGCCATCGAGGTTGGCGGCTCGACCCTGCGCGATTTCCGCAATGCCGAAGGCGGGTCAGGCTATTTCCAGCATAATTTCGCCGTCTATGACCGGGAGGGCGACCCCTGCCCCACCCCGCTCTGTACCGGAATCGTCTCGCGCATCGTCCAGTCCGGACGCTCGACCTTTTTCTGTCCGGTCTGCCAACGGGCCCCATGA